GATCCAAACTTACTTCGATCCTTATTTGGAGGATCCAAATAACTTCCCTGGAGGATCCAAATCCTTACGCAGAAGGATTTCAGTATTGTCAGTGGAACTTGGATTTAGGAGTAGGGAAAAAAGGCTCTTtcataaaagcaaacagaaaaacttaCTCAGAAACTAACTGAACAGCAGGCAAGCTTATAGGAAATCTGTGTCATAGTGAGGGTTTTTCTACTGTCTTCCTAGCACAAGAATAAATGTTTGAACTTCATGCAAATTGTCAATCTAGGTGTTGTTGAGGAGAGTTGCAAAAGTCACAGTGTCAAAGTCTAAGCACCACTGATCACATCCTTCTTCCAGTGTAAGTGGAGGCACAGAGAAAACCTGGTGCTGCTCCCAGGGGCTTTTGAACCAGTTCTGATGTGGCAGGTACCAAAGCACCTTGTAAGTACTTATGCCTTATAGAGCCATCCTTACCATCCTAGCATTTTGAAGAAACACTTTGTCGTCTGCAGAGTGACTGCTCAAATCAGCAAATGTTTCGAAACATGCCTATGGTTTAGCCAATCTAACCTACAACATCTTGAAGTTGTTCTGGATGTTAATTGCTTGTTAAATTTCTTTGAGAAAATACAGAGTGCACAAATTATCTTATGACTATTCCTGGGTAGGATGGAATTTTCAATTTTCTATtggaaacaaagcaaaccaaaaagaaGAGGGATCAGAACACGTTGGACAAGGCATATCTAAACTCTTTTGCCACTTAAGACAATGACATTTTATAGGTTGGAAGGAGAGGAGTAACAGAACAGACGTTAATGCACAacactcagggttttttttttcatgaagtgaGCCAAATACAGGAAACAGTGATTCCAGCGCAGTCATACTGAAACTTAAAAATACACTTATTCATTGTTTATGATATCTACCAAACACAAAGAGGACAAAGAGCAACAGTTTTTTGCTTTGCACTTTGATATCCTCAACAAATGTAGAGAcctagaagaaaaaagcaaatgtagaCTGTGAGATTAAGAGTGAGTCTAGGCTCCCTGGAGATGAAGAAAAATTTTCAATATATCCCAATCCTTCAGGGGACCTACCCATCAAGAGGCTGGTAAAGCATCTGGGAATAGCATGTACACTCCTGAAGGGATGTGCAAGACTTTCAAATGATGAAGGGATGCAGCTATCCCATAACTATCAATGAACAGGGCGGTAGACAAATATATTACCTATATGAGAGAAGAGTAATGCATAGGAAGGGCCCAGCGCTCTAGGCCAATTTCAGGAGTGTGACGGAGCACAAAGTATAGCTCCTCCATACGAAGGGATATTGGGTGGAAACTGTTGACTGCAATAATGGCACTTTAAACTCTTAAGTTCGTATCAGCATGGAGTGTGGAATAGTGGGATCAAAGCAGTATTGAATGGTGTCATCTGATTCAAATCCACTAAGATGGTTTTgtaggaggaaggaaaacaggatTCAGTTTTGAAACTGTCTTCTCAcgtaattcttttttgttttttttctgttggttggTAATTTACTTGAAAGAATCCTGAGTATAAGCATTTCTTACTCTTACAGGAATTACAATACACGGAAGCGCTATTTGAAGAGAACGTGCCATACTGAGTTTGCAACGCTTTGAGATAGGGTCTATGAGCTCTTCTCATCCATCTCCAATAGATCTGCGATTTATTTCTTTATGATTGTTTGCAGTGGTTATAAAATTTGGGCTTTCTATTTGCCTTACTGTACAATACCACAAAACAGTTTTGTTCACGACAGTCTATATTTACACACCTTATGTTTGCTCAGCACTATGAAGCAACAACATGAAAACACGCAGCTGCAGCATTTATTACACTCTCCAGGTGGTTAAAGTCAGTCAGCTTTTGGTCTCGAGCCGTAACATAACTGGCTACCTTCAGAAAGAGCCACCCCAAGTGCACAGGTTGTCATCATATCGTGATGGCTGATGATCCAGTGACATGAGTGTGGTGCACAGTTAAGACCATAGGCGATgtcaatggaaaacagaaaagtgcaCAGAAATTTTAGATACACAGTGTTGAAAAGCATAAAAAACTGGATGGATTTTTTACAGTTACTCTGTCTCATTCCTTTCTGTTTCATGATACAAGAGCATTATCCGGACAAATAAATAAGTTCCGAAAATGCATATCATTAAGCAGCATAGTTTAAAGAATGATGATAGgaaatctctctctcctgctctgttAACTGGCAATGCCAATACGTGACTAATAATGCAATCTGGTTTAACATTATTAAATAGAGAAGATAATATGCTTAGTTTTGTTGTCTTCTACAGCTGTTCACTACCACTATACAATATAGTAAGAAGTTTTAAAAGCGTGCGTATATAATCCTCCACCCAGAACCTTCCAATAAACGAAACAGCTTTCctataaaacatttttgcaatgAAATAGCCATTGATTGGAAAGTTAAAAACCAAgctaattaaaacatttttaaattggcATCCTCAAAACTtgtcaattttatttaataaactgTTGTTGCCCTCTAGTGTCCAAACGCAGCTTGTAAATGCCCCTCCAGAAAGATCCAAACTGGTCACCTAACAATTCCCCGTTTGCTCTTAATCCAACAAGACAAATggacggcaaaaaaaaaaaagaaaagtgtttcagTACAGCTGCCTAGaaccttcttttctttgctcaagcgtaaaaaaggatttttaatgtaAGAACATCTAAAGTCGTTTGTTTCACTCAAAAATTGTGAAAGGCCACTCTGCTCGGCATCCTCACCGAATTAGTCATGGCACCCGTGCATCTCTCGGCTTTAATTCTGCCATTCACCGTGCTTGATACGTCGCTGTTTGGGTTGGAGGGCaatgtttttaaagatattaGCCAAATACATGCCTGGTGCTCTGAATGACCCTGAGATATGTCTGCCTGCCGCCTCTTGAATGTATCTCTATGGTACTGGACCATATCAATTAATACCAACCGTCTCGCCCTCCGACAAATTTGTTACTACAGGAGAAACACACAGCGAGGATTCAGGGGTTGTTCCCAGCACCCCGCCTGCAATAAGCTGCCGTGATGGCATCAGCAATGTAGAAGACTTCTTACAAAGTTGTAGTTCTTTTGAGAGAAGATTAGAGTCAACCTCAGATCTGCGCCTGCATTTTTACAGCCACAACTGGGCCTAGTACTTATCATTTTATTAACTCATTTCCCAGAAATGTTATTCCCCCCTCGTCACGTTCCTTGACCAGAAACCTTTgaaaatagctattaaaaaaaaaagaagaaagaaactgagGTTAAACAAAGTGCAGTCAACAGACAAGCTGATGAACTTGAGAtacttttcttttgtaattttgttcACTTTTAAGAGGTTATCcagaatgtttttcatttaagCATTGTCAGACTTAAGCAGTGTAGAAGACCAGCTGGTATGGTATCTGTAAAGCAATTTGCAGCCCCCATATAGTAAGAATTCAACTTCTTGACATAAGGAACACTGACTTTTCTTTGATCTTTGAATAATGGAATTTTCAGAGAATTTTCTGCATAAAGTTATTGTTAGAGCTCTCAGAAAACTTGCCTCCAGGCCATTTTTGGATCACGCCTGCTTCCCACTGCACCGAGCTTGACAGATCCAAGAACCTCTTGGATATGAGTCACGTTTTGTATCTTGTAATAGAATTATTTCCTTGTATTTATGAGGCACCCCTCCTTCTCTGTCTTGATGTTTGTTGTTGATTATTCTGCTTGCCACACTTCGGATACTTTGAAATCTAGTCTTTCATTCTAAAAACAGGTTTAGACTGGGTGTATGTGAAGGGAAATGTGAATAATATGAACTCGAAGTTGCGTAGCAAGCAGATGCTCACACATACTCTCACTCATCTCCTGTTCCAGAGGTGGGGAAACGTATAGAGCAGCTATGCTTATTACCAGTCACATGAAGATGACCCTAGAAGTGAAGAGGGTGTGCTCTGAGAGCCGGTAGGAGCTCTGCGTGTTCAGGAGGGACAGCAAATCCAGCACTGTTGGAAGCAGCTCTTTCGAGAGCCACCAGCCTGGTGAGGGAAGTAGGAGAATGCCAGAAACATGGAAATAATGCAACCTTGTTCATCCGCTCCTGCTGACTGCAGGACACTTCTTTGAGGTTGGCCACCATTTTCCCTTAAAACTTTCTTACTTCTCTTCAATCCCTCTATATGTCCAGCCAATGGAGAACACACCTTTTCTGTGTCTTCTGCCGATAATACAGCTGTTGTCTTTGCTAAGCCCCCTCACAAGTTTCTGCTTGCTCTGCGATCACGTGTTGAGTCTCAACTGTTAAGGATTTAGGTGTATTAGAACAGATTCTTTCTCGTGTATATGCCAAGTCACTTTGTCATGACATTTGTCACAAAAGACCTTGATTGCAGCTTGCTTTACTTTGATATGATAAAAACTCTTTCTCTCTGATACATACCACAAAACCGCAATGTGCTACAGGGTGGTAAGCTCTTTGGAAAAGGCAGACTCAAATTTGCAGCACGTGGTTTTAAGGATAGCTTGCGATGTATGTAGAAAAAACCACTAAAGATACATATATATCCATAAACTCTATGTACCTGAGGAAAATTAAGCCAACCATGTTATATGTACTACCATTTTTACTGTTTGTACCTAAAACCATTTGGATGCAAAGCTCTACTACTAAGCACTCCTTTAAGGCTACAGATAGACTGTCGTGTAACACTAGGGCATTTGGGTGCAAATAGCATTGAAAACACTCACACGCTGCACAGGTACtcaatttattaggtgtacttctATTCCAATGACCTGTCACGGTACAGATTAAGCTCTTCAAATGCTGCTTCTCCTTAAATATAAGCCCTTCTTAGCCTAACTTGGATTTTAGTGTTTACTTTCCGGGTTTAGTACTAAATCAAAAACGATAGCCATTACAGTTCAGCGCAGAAAAAGCAGTTCTCTTTTCCACCAAAGCCATCTGCTGCTTTCCCATTAGCAGCCAAAAAAGGAACCCATCCTCTTCTAAGATTTCAATATCTACTGTTCCGTTTCAGAGTTGTCCTCTCAAAGATGAGAGATGCTCCTCACAATCTCATTCCCTCTCCCCATCATACATCAGCATACATTCCATTGATCAAGTAATCCAGCCTGGTATAATGTCTCTTCTGAAGAGATTCGTGCATTTTCTTCCCCGTCAGTGCAATAACTAGTAACAAGAATATCACCCCAAAAAGCAAAGCTGCTACAAGGCTGCTTTTTTCTCCCAGCTGAATGACACCTTTCCCTCTCAGAACACTCTCTGGCAGGTAGCTTTCTGAATCAGATGGGTCATAACCCTGAGGGTCATTTTGGGAAGCCGTGGGGGAATCATTAGTAGACAGAGCGAAATCTGAAAAAGAGAGGAGGGTAACACGGCTGGTATTGTTGGAAGAGACAACCGTTGGCTGAGGAGGGATGGCTGGAGTTCCTAGCCCTGATGGGGTGGTAGCAGATCTGGAATTTGCGGTCACGTGCTTGGTTGTTGAAGTAGAAGCAGAAGTTGTGGGACTGGAGAGAGGAACATGAGTAACAGCGATGGTGGCGGCAGGGATACCAGGTTTAGCTCTAGTGTTTGCAGTAGGCAGAAaggtagctgtggtggtggtggtggtggtgacagcAGTAGGTTTAGCACCACCAGTAGGCAGAGAGGTTGTACGAGATTCCAGTCTGTGCTTGTAGGTGCTTGTAGGCAGAGGAATAAGAGTAGTACTGCTAGGTTCAGGAACACTAGACTGAGTGGTGGGGAATGAAGCAGAGGGGTTTCCAATTTGAACAGCAGAAGATGTATTTGAAGGCAGGTTAATTACTTTCTGCCTCAGCAGAAAGGGGTCTAAGCTTTCAGGATGTTTTGCCCTTTGAGATTCAGGAAAAACTGTGTGAAATTCACTGTTGTCTAAATGCTTGGCCACATGGTTCAGGAGTTCAGGTGC
This genomic interval from Calonectris borealis chromosome 1, bCalBor7.hap1.2, whole genome shotgun sequence contains the following:
- the MANSC1 gene encoding MANSC domain-containing protein 1, which codes for MPPAGSRWPVCLLVIACVMPTPSLSRECSAEKREDAIIDINLSLPKGIRGAEPVYAPSPEACLRACCSGEKLSGDKNCNLMIFDARRTSTHPNCYLFYCPSTEACPMKPATGFVSYKITRDTHALEDTSFKSEDFSSNGYSLSSDAGGFISRSQNRTAALQQSVFHQAPELLNHVAKHLDNSEFHTVFPESQRAKHPESLDPFLLRQKVINLPSNTSSAVQIGNPSASFPTTQSSVPEPSSTTLIPLPTSTYKHRLESRTTSLPTGGAKPTAVTTTTTTTATFLPTANTRAKPGIPAATIAVTHVPLSSPTTSASTSTTKHVTANSRSATTPSGLGTPAIPPQPTVVSSNNTSRVTLLSFSDFALSTNDSPTASQNDPQGYDPSDSESYLPESVLRGKGVIQLGEKSSLVAALLFGVIFLLLVIALTGKKMHESLQKRHYTRLDYLINGMYADV